Proteins encoded within one genomic window of Synechococcus sp. MW101C3:
- the rdgB gene encoding RdgB/HAM1 family non-canonical purine NTP pyrophosphatase, protein MTPTTPPGSPATVLVLASGNAGKLREFNAALNGEAARAAGLPPLDVRPQPSGFEVEETGESFAANARLKAEAVALATGCWALADDSGLSVEALGGAPGIHSARYATSDSERIARLLRELGEQAAAQAPTANRRACFTAALALADPSGHTVLTVEGVCPGEILTAPRGSGGFGYDPVFLVPEAGLTFAEMDLDLKRRLGHRGRALAALLPQLGPLLQP, encoded by the coding sequence ATGACCCCCACCACCCCGCCCGGCTCTCCCGCCACCGTGCTGGTGCTGGCCAGCGGCAATGCTGGCAAGCTGCGGGAATTCAACGCCGCCCTCAACGGCGAGGCGGCCCGCGCCGCCGGCCTGCCACCGCTTGATGTGCGCCCCCAGCCCAGTGGCTTCGAGGTGGAGGAAACAGGCGAGAGCTTTGCCGCCAATGCCCGGCTCAAGGCTGAAGCCGTGGCATTGGCCACCGGCTGCTGGGCACTCGCCGACGACTCGGGCCTGAGTGTGGAGGCACTCGGCGGCGCCCCCGGCATCCATTCGGCCCGCTACGCCACCAGCGACAGCGAGCGCATCGCCCGGCTGCTGCGGGAACTGGGCGAACAAGCTGCAGCCCAGGCGCCCACCGCCAACCGCCGCGCCTGCTTCACCGCCGCCCTGGCTCTGGCAGATCCCAGCGGCCACACCGTGCTCACGGTGGAAGGGGTCTGCCCTGGGGAGATCCTCACGGCGCCGCGCGGCAGCGGCGGCTTCGGCTACGACCCGGTGTTCCTGGTGCCGGAGGCCGGCCTCACCTTCGCGGAGATGGACCTCGATCTGAAGCGCCGCCTCGGCCACCGCGGCCGGGCCCTGGCGGCGCTGCTGCCGCAGCTCGGGCCGCTGCTGCAGCCCTGA
- a CDS encoding DegT/DnrJ/EryC1/StrS aminotransferase family protein — MQVPPFDLTEQLHQLGEGLEDAVLQVLRSGQYIGGARIAAFEQQFAAVCASPHAIGCNSGTDALVLALRGLGIGPGDEVITSSFSFFATAEAISSVGATPVFVDVEESSYLIDLDRIEAAITPATRALMPVHLFGRPVDMERITAIASVHGLKVIEDCAQATGASWAGQPVGSWGDAGCFSFFPTKNLGGAGDGGAVLCSDPELAQRIRELAVHGMPERYLHTSLGYNSRLDALQATVLAVKLPHLERWIERRRQLAATYQRELAGLAGIALPEAGPDGHSWNQFVVRVPFCPAGANTCGGSCAPSSTSATYGLPESCCRDWLKQELAAAGVNTIIYYPIPIHRQPAYAQLGYGPGSLPATERLTSQVLSLPIFPELTSEQQQAVITALRQLASSSAAAAPASAPAESRAQVRV; from the coding sequence ATGCAGGTGCCCCCCTTCGATCTCACCGAGCAACTTCATCAGCTTGGTGAAGGCCTCGAAGACGCCGTTCTGCAGGTGTTGCGCAGCGGCCAGTACATCGGGGGGGCCCGGATTGCGGCCTTCGAGCAACAGTTCGCCGCTGTCTGCGCCAGCCCCCATGCCATCGGCTGCAACAGCGGCACCGACGCCTTGGTGCTGGCCCTGAGAGGCCTGGGGATCGGTCCGGGTGATGAGGTCATCACCAGTTCGTTCAGCTTCTTCGCCACGGCCGAAGCGATCAGCAGCGTGGGGGCCACGCCGGTGTTCGTGGATGTGGAGGAAAGCTCCTATCTGATCGATCTCGATCGGATCGAGGCGGCGATCACGCCCGCCACCCGCGCCCTGATGCCGGTGCACCTGTTCGGCCGTCCAGTCGACATGGAGCGGATCACCGCGATCGCCTCGGTGCATGGCCTGAAGGTGATCGAAGACTGCGCCCAGGCCACCGGCGCCAGCTGGGCGGGGCAGCCGGTGGGCAGCTGGGGGGATGCGGGCTGCTTCAGCTTCTTCCCCACCAAGAACCTCGGCGGTGCCGGCGATGGCGGCGCTGTGCTCTGCAGCGACCCAGAGCTGGCCCAGCGCATCCGCGAGCTGGCCGTGCATGGCATGCCGGAGCGCTATCTGCACACGTCGCTGGGCTACAACAGCCGCCTCGATGCTCTCCAGGCCACGGTGCTGGCCGTGAAGCTCCCCCATCTGGAGCGCTGGATCGAGCGACGCCGCCAGCTCGCCGCCACCTACCAGCGTGAGCTGGCGGGCCTTGCTGGAATCGCCCTGCCCGAGGCGGGTCCCGACGGCCACAGCTGGAACCAGTTCGTGGTGCGCGTCCCGTTCTGCCCAGCGGGCGCGAACACCTGCGGCGGCAGCTGCGCCCCCTCCAGCACCAGCGCCACTTACGGCCTGCCCGAAAGCTGCTGCCGCGACTGGCTCAAGCAGGAGCTGGCCGCCGCCGGCGTCAACACGATCATCTACTACCCGATTCCGATTCACCGCCAGCCGGCCTACGCCCAGCTGGGCTATGGCCCCGGCAGCCTGCCGGCCACCGAGCGGCTCACCTCCCAGGTGCTCAGCCTGCCGATCTTCCCCGAACTCACTTCCGAGCAACAACAAGCTGTGATCACTGCCTTGCGCCAGCTCGCAAGCAGCTCAGCGGCTGCAGCGCCCGCCTCTGCCCCTGCCGAGTCCCGCGCCCAGGTGCGGGTCTGA
- a CDS encoding DUF1499 domain-containing protein: MNAHPHATGPASSAASGLAPQLFLRLGRVLVTAGLWLLAVAAPLALQPAAAAAALFHLVGPVPVELGLHDGRLSTCTAPSHCVRQDWPLADPLDGLRQLLPVLKATPGIRVERFEEEPEAAYLHATAESRLFGFIDDLELAADARSGVLQVRSASRLGDSDLGVNRARLESLKQALDAGISPAAAG, encoded by the coding sequence ATGAACGCGCACCCGCACGCCACTGGCCCCGCCTCCAGCGCCGCTTCTGGCCTGGCGCCGCAGCTCTTTTTGCGTCTGGGACGGGTGCTGGTGACGGCCGGTCTGTGGCTGTTGGCCGTCGCAGCTCCGCTCGCCCTTCAGCCGGCGGCCGCTGCTGCTGCGCTGTTCCACCTGGTGGGGCCGGTGCCGGTGGAGCTCGGCCTGCACGACGGGCGCCTTTCCACCTGCACGGCGCCAAGCCATTGCGTTCGCCAGGACTGGCCCCTCGCCGATCCGCTGGACGGTCTGCGCCAGCTGCTGCCGGTGCTGAAGGCCACGCCGGGGATCAGGGTGGAGCGCTTCGAGGAGGAGCCGGAGGCGGCCTATCTCCACGCCACCGCGGAAAGCCGCCTGTTCGGCTTCATCGACGACCTCGAACTGGCGGCCGATGCCCGCAGTGGCGTGCTGCAGGTGCGCTCGGCCTCACGCCTCGGGGATTCAGACCTGGGGGTGAACCGAGCTCGGCTGGAGAGCCTGAAGCAGGCCCTCGATGCCGGGATCAGCCCCGCTGCTGCCGGCTGA
- a CDS encoding carbonic anhydrase, which yields MKNCPLTVLAELREGHRRFLDGESLHPHSSRERMLEVESGQHPAAAVLGCADSRVPVELLFDTGFGDLFVVRNAGTLSTTAAIASLEYAVAHLGVPVIVVLGHERCGAMEAAFNPALILTPSLAQVVGQLRMELLHLGGHDDLDQAARHHTLNAARNLVDSSVLLTDLMRSGRLQVEAAFYNLHTTTIDWMGSVMPMRSDELMGAP from the coding sequence GTGAAAAACTGTCCCCTGACGGTGCTCGCCGAACTGCGAGAGGGCCACCGGCGCTTCCTTGACGGTGAATCGCTCCATCCCCACAGCAGCCGCGAGCGCATGCTCGAAGTGGAATCGGGCCAGCATCCGGCTGCGGCGGTGCTGGGCTGCGCCGATTCCCGGGTGCCGGTGGAGCTGCTGTTCGACACGGGCTTCGGCGACCTGTTCGTGGTGCGCAACGCCGGCACCCTCTCCACCACCGCGGCGATCGCCTCGCTGGAGTACGCCGTGGCCCACCTAGGCGTGCCCGTGATCGTGGTGCTGGGCCATGAGCGCTGTGGCGCCATGGAAGCGGCCTTCAACCCGGCGCTGATCCTCACCCCGAGCCTGGCCCAGGTGGTGGGGCAGCTGCGCATGGAGCTGCTCCACCTCGGCGGCCATGACGACCTGGATCAGGCCGCCCGCCACCACACCCTCAACGCGGCGCGCAACCTGGTCGACTCCAGCGTGCTGCTCACCGATCTGATGCGCAGCGGCCGCCTGCAGGTGGAAGCCGCCTTCTACAACCTGCACACCACCACGATCGACTGGATGGGATCGGTGATGCCGATGCGCTCGGACGAGCTGATGGGTGCACCGTGA
- the fabI gene encoding enoyl-ACP reductase FabI, with translation MLLDLRGKKALVTGIANNRSIAWGIAQQLAAAGCELAVTYLPDDKGRFEGKVRELTAPLAPSLVLPLNVQIPAQIEAAFAAIQEQWGSLDVLIHCLAFAGKEELVGDYSAITPEGFGRALEVSAYSLAPLCRYAKPLFNPGASVITLSYLGAERAIPNYNVMGVAKAALEASVRYLAAELGPDNQVRVNAISAGPIRTLASSAIGGILDMIHNVEEKAPLRRTVTQDEVGATAAFLASPLASGITGQVIYVDGGYCITGM, from the coding sequence ATGCTTCTCGATCTGCGCGGCAAGAAGGCCCTGGTCACCGGCATCGCCAACAACCGCTCGATCGCCTGGGGCATCGCTCAGCAGCTGGCCGCGGCGGGCTGCGAGCTGGCGGTCACCTACCTGCCCGACGACAAGGGCCGCTTCGAGGGCAAGGTGCGTGAGCTCACGGCCCCGCTGGCCCCCAGCCTGGTGCTGCCGCTCAACGTGCAGATCCCCGCGCAGATCGAGGCCGCCTTCGCCGCGATCCAGGAGCAGTGGGGCAGCCTCGATGTGCTGATCCACTGCCTGGCCTTCGCCGGCAAGGAGGAGCTGGTGGGCGACTACAGCGCCATCACCCCCGAAGGGTTCGGCCGGGCGCTGGAGGTGAGCGCCTATTCGCTGGCGCCGCTCTGCCGCTATGCCAAGCCCCTGTTCAATCCTGGCGCCAGCGTGATCACGCTCAGCTACCTGGGCGCCGAGCGGGCGATTCCCAACTACAACGTGATGGGGGTGGCCAAGGCGGCCCTTGAGGCCTCGGTGCGCTACCTGGCCGCCGAACTGGGCCCCGACAACCAGGTGCGGGTGAACGCCATCAGCGCCGGCCCGATCCGCACCCTGGCCAGCTCCGCCATCGGCGGCATCCTCGACATGATCCACAACGTGGAGGAGAAGGCCCCGCTGCGGCGCACCGTTACCCAGGACGAAGTGGGCGCCACCGCCGCCTTTCTGGCCAGCCCGCTGGCCTCGGGCATCACCGGCCAGGTGATCTATGTGGACGGCGGCTACTGCATCACGGGGATGTGA
- a CDS encoding FAD-binding domain-containing protein → MTPPRWLFWHRRDLRLADNLGLAAAARATPAVTGVFVLDPALLEASDLAPARLWFLLESLRELEQRWREAGSQLLLLRGDPAELLPQLALAIGAEVVAWNRDVEPFGRERDRRVAAALQQDGLKVLAGWDQLLVPPDSLFTGGGAPYRVYGPFFRAWRRRLEPAGPAAAGAGGLELAPVAAPSGLLALDPTALPGRGQALWARLPLLDAVPTTGDSAASLGHAGFAGADLCPCRPGEAAAADQLALFADGALLRYEPGRNLPGEAGTSCLSAALKFGTLSPRQAWAAAQQQRPRARSDEDLQAITVWEQELAWREFYQQALFHFPELADGPYRPQWRRFPWENDTGRFEAWCAGLTGVPIVDAAMRQLNTSGWMHNRCRMIVASFLVKDLICDWRWGERQFMRLLVDGDLAANNGGWQWSASSGMDPKPLRIFNPYTQAARFDPEAQYIRRWLPELAHVATADLISGAIAPLERRGYPAPIVDHKQQQARFKGLYAGLA, encoded by the coding sequence ATGACCCCGCCCCGCTGGCTGTTCTGGCACCGCCGTGACCTGCGGCTGGCCGACAATCTCGGCCTGGCGGCAGCCGCTCGCGCCACGCCCGCCGTGACCGGCGTGTTCGTGCTTGATCCGGCCCTGCTGGAGGCGAGCGACCTGGCCCCGGCGCGGCTGTGGTTTCTGCTGGAAAGCCTGCGGGAGCTGGAGCAGCGCTGGCGTGAGGCCGGCAGCCAGCTGCTGCTGCTTCGGGGGGATCCAGCCGAGCTGCTGCCCCAGCTGGCGCTAGCGATCGGCGCGGAGGTGGTCGCCTGGAACCGCGATGTGGAACCCTTCGGCCGCGAGCGCGACCGCCGCGTCGCCGCCGCGCTGCAGCAGGACGGGCTGAAGGTGCTGGCGGGCTGGGATCAGCTGCTGGTTCCCCCCGACAGCCTCTTCACCGGCGGTGGCGCTCCCTATCGGGTGTATGGGCCGTTCTTCCGTGCCTGGCGGCGCCGGCTGGAGCCGGCCGGGCCGGCGGCCGCCGGTGCTGGCGGGCTGGAGCTGGCGCCGGTAGCGGCTCCCAGCGGCCTGCTGGCTCTTGATCCCACCGCCCTGCCCGGCCGCGGCCAGGCCCTCTGGGCGCGCCTGCCGCTCCTGGACGCCGTGCCTACGACCGGCGACAGCGCCGCTTCCCTTGGCCATGCCGGCTTCGCCGGCGCCGATCTCTGCCCCTGCCGCCCGGGAGAAGCCGCTGCCGCCGATCAGCTGGCCCTTTTCGCCGATGGCGCCCTGCTGCGGTACGAACCCGGCCGCAACCTGCCAGGCGAAGCGGGCACCTCCTGCCTGAGTGCGGCCCTCAAGTTCGGCACGCTCAGTCCGCGGCAGGCCTGGGCGGCGGCCCAGCAGCAGCGGCCCCGCGCCCGCAGCGACGAGGACCTGCAGGCGATCACGGTGTGGGAGCAGGAACTGGCCTGGCGCGAGTTCTACCAACAGGCCCTGTTTCACTTTCCCGAGCTGGCTGACGGGCCCTATCGCCCCCAGTGGCGCCGCTTTCCCTGGGAGAACGACACGGGCCGTTTCGAGGCCTGGTGCGCGGGCCTCACCGGCGTGCCGATCGTGGATGCGGCGATGCGGCAGCTGAACACCAGCGGCTGGATGCACAACCGCTGCCGCATGATCGTGGCCTCCTTTCTGGTGAAGGATCTGATCTGCGACTGGCGCTGGGGCGAACGCCAGTTCATGCGCCTGCTGGTGGATGGGGATCTGGCTGCCAACAACGGGGGCTGGCAGTGGAGCGCCAGCAGCGGCATGGATCCCAAACCCCTGCGCATCTTCAATCCCTACACCCAGGCGGCCCGCTTCGATCCCGAGGCTCAGTACATCCGCCGTTGGCTGCCGGAACTGGCGCACGTGGCCACTGCCGATCTGATCAGCGGGGCGATCGCGCCCCTGGAACGGCGGGGTTACCCCGCACCGATCGTGGACCACAAGCAGCAGCAGGCGCGCTTCAAGGGGCTCTACGCAGGGCTAGCCTGA
- a CDS encoding FAD-binding domain-containing protein: MEPAVPLAWPPAAGDLPRTFADRHELAVELQARFGQQPAAPDAEDAPPLSPMRGGRAAALAALAALDPVAYATSRNHLDGAVTRLSPYIRHGVLTLAEMRQAVFAALAARGLGRSAGEKLINELGWRDYWQRVWQQLGEGIWDDREQGASGLPPTAYRADLPDDIAGGSTGLACIDAFRHQLVHEGWLHNHARMWLAAYLVHWRRVRWQTGARWFLRHLLDGDPASNNLSWQWVAGTFSAKPYLFNRANLERFSGGRFCRACPKAPAGGAGRPGGCPFEASYERLGERLFRSEAPLSLPEPPLQDQTLPPAPTAGRSAAGPPEQATVAPTGLLQRPVLWIHGEALGQANPAWRAHPGRPALFVFDRALIEGSAGQGPAISLKRLGFLYECLLDLPVVLRAGAVAEELLAFAARHGADGVVTSRAVDPRFADLSATIGAALPLVVLEPEPFVQLEGPVDLQRFSRYWKRAERAVWAGFEGPRLTAA, translated from the coding sequence ATGGAGCCCGCTGTCCCCCTCGCCTGGCCGCCTGCCGCCGGCGATCTGCCCCGCACCTTCGCCGATCGGCACGAGCTGGCCGTCGAGCTGCAGGCCCGTTTCGGCCAGCAACCGGCCGCCCCGGATGCCGAAGACGCCCCACCGCTGAGCCCGATGCGCGGTGGCCGGGCAGCGGCGCTGGCGGCGCTGGCTGCGCTCGACCCGGTGGCCTACGCCACCAGCCGCAACCATCTCGATGGCGCCGTGACCCGCCTCTCCCCCTACATCCGCCACGGGGTGCTCACCCTGGCGGAGATGCGGCAGGCGGTGTTCGCGGCCCTGGCCGCCCGGGGGCTGGGCCGCAGCGCCGGGGAGAAGCTGATCAACGAGCTCGGCTGGCGTGACTACTGGCAGCGCGTCTGGCAGCAGCTGGGCGAGGGCATCTGGGACGACCGCGAGCAGGGCGCCAGCGGCCTGCCGCCCACGGCCTACCGCGCAGACCTGCCCGACGACATCGCCGGCGGCAGCACCGGTCTGGCCTGCATCGATGCCTTTCGCCACCAGCTGGTGCACGAGGGCTGGCTGCACAACCATGCCCGGATGTGGCTGGCGGCCTACCTGGTGCACTGGCGGCGGGTGCGCTGGCAGACCGGCGCCCGCTGGTTCCTGCGCCACCTGCTCGACGGCGATCCGGCCAGCAACAACCTCAGCTGGCAATGGGTGGCCGGAACCTTCAGTGCCAAGCCCTACCTGTTCAACCGCGCCAACCTGGAGCGCTTCAGCGGCGGCCGCTTCTGCCGCGCCTGCCCGAAGGCGCCAGCCGGCGGCGCCGGCCGGCCGGGTGGCTGCCCGTTCGAGGCCAGCTACGAACGGCTGGGCGAGCGGCTGTTCCGCAGCGAGGCGCCGCTCAGCCTGCCGGAACCGCCGCTGCAGGACCAGACCCTGCCGCCAGCCCCTACCGCCGGCAGGTCAGCCGCTGGCCCACCCGAGCAGGCCACCGTCGCTCCAACCGGCCTTTTGCAGCGGCCGGTGCTCTGGATCCACGGCGAGGCGTTGGGGCAGGCCAACCCCGCCTGGCGCGCCCATCCCGGTCGACCGGCCCTGTTCGTGTTCGACCGGGCCCTGATCGAGGGAAGCGCCGGCCAGGGCCCGGCGATCAGCCTCAAGCGGCTCGGCTTCCTCTACGAATGCCTGCTGGATCTGCCGGTGGTGCTACGGGCCGGAGCTGTGGCGGAGGAGTTGCTCGCTTTCGCCGCTCGCCATGGCGCCGACGGGGTGGTGACCAGCCGGGCGGTGGATCCCCGCTTTGCAGACCTTTCCGCGACGATCGGCGCCGCCCTGCCGCTGGTGGTGCTGGAGCCCGAGCCGTTCGTGCAGCTGGAGGGCCCCGTGGATCTGCAGCGCTTCAGCCGCTATTGGAAGCGGGCCGAGCGGGCGGTCTGGGCCGGTTTCGAGGGGCCACGCCTCACCGCCGCTTGA
- a CDS encoding carotenoid oxygenase family protein yields MTLAASRPDHPDAPESAASPTTYARADWASAFRNVGSELTAAPLTASKGSIPSELSGTLYRNGPGRLERGGQWVHHPFDGDGMITAVRFDGGGASLTNRFVRTEGWLAEEEKGSFVYRGVFGTQKPGGPLANAFDLRLKNIANTHVVRLGDRLLALWEASLPHGLDPDTLETTGLERLDGVLAAGEAFSAHPRFDPGHRGGPRMVTFGVKAGPRSTIRLMEFDASTSQASNGEAITSQDPSSHGTSGDHSSGHQGSVTRGSGRLLADQTRSFMGFAFLHDFAITPNWAVFLQNAMAFNPLGFVFGLKGAAQCLASKPGEQGQFWLIPRSGEGEPLQVQAPAGFVFHHLNAFEDPGAGAAGQVVVDSIYYDDFPTIGPDTDFRAVDFSTLPVGQLHRCRIDLATGTVSSERLEERCCEFAMVNPARVGLDARYAWMAVTHRERGNDPLQAIEKLDLHSGERWVWSAAPRGFVSEPLMVPRPAVGAGSAPAEDDGWILCVVWNGARSASDLVILRADDLTEQAVIPLPLAIPHGLHGSWSAA; encoded by the coding sequence ATGACCCTGGCCGCCAGCCGCCCCGACCATCCGGACGCACCGGAGTCCGCCGCGAGCCCCACCACCTACGCCCGTGCCGACTGGGCCAGTGCGTTCCGCAACGTGGGCAGCGAACTCACGGCGGCGCCGCTCACCGCCAGCAAGGGCTCCATCCCCAGTGAGCTCAGCGGCACCCTCTACCGCAACGGGCCGGGTCGGCTGGAGCGCGGCGGCCAGTGGGTGCACCACCCCTTTGATGGCGACGGCATGATCACCGCCGTGCGCTTCGACGGTGGCGGCGCCAGTCTCACCAACCGTTTCGTGCGCACCGAGGGCTGGCTGGCGGAGGAGGAGAAGGGCAGCTTCGTGTACCGCGGCGTGTTCGGTACCCAGAAGCCCGGCGGTCCCCTCGCCAATGCCTTCGATCTGCGGCTCAAGAACATCGCCAACACCCACGTGGTGCGGTTGGGCGACCGCCTGTTGGCGCTCTGGGAGGCGAGCCTGCCCCACGGCCTCGATCCCGACACGCTGGAGACCACCGGCCTCGAGCGGCTGGATGGCGTGCTTGCCGCCGGGGAGGCCTTCAGCGCCCACCCCCGCTTCGATCCCGGTCACCGGGGCGGCCCGCGCATGGTCACCTTCGGCGTGAAGGCGGGGCCCCGCAGCACGATCCGGCTGATGGAGTTCGACGCCTCCACCAGCCAGGCCAGCAACGGCGAGGCCATCACCAGCCAGGACCCAAGCAGCCACGGCACCAGCGGCGATCACAGCAGCGGTCACCAGGGCAGCGTCACGCGCGGCAGTGGCCGCCTGCTGGCCGATCAGACCCGCAGCTTCATGGGGTTCGCCTTTCTGCACGATTTCGCGATCACCCCCAACTGGGCCGTGTTCCTGCAGAACGCCATGGCCTTCAACCCGCTGGGCTTCGTGTTCGGCCTGAAGGGGGCCGCCCAGTGCCTGGCCTCCAAGCCCGGCGAGCAGGGTCAGTTCTGGCTGATTCCCCGCTCCGGAGAAGGCGAGCCCCTGCAGGTGCAGGCGCCGGCTGGCTTCGTGTTCCACCACCTCAACGCCTTCGAAGACCCCGGCGCCGGCGCCGCCGGCCAGGTGGTGGTGGATTCGATCTACTACGACGACTTCCCCACGATCGGCCCGGACACCGACTTCCGTGCTGTCGACTTCAGCACCCTGCCGGTGGGCCAGCTGCACCGCTGCCGCATCGATCTGGCCACCGGCACGGTGAGCAGCGAGCGGCTGGAGGAGCGCTGCTGCGAATTCGCGATGGTGAACCCCGCCCGCGTGGGGCTGGATGCCCGCTACGCCTGGATGGCGGTCACCCACCGGGAGCGGGGCAACGACCCGCTGCAGGCAATCGAGAAGCTTGACCTCCACTCCGGCGAACGCTGGGTGTGGAGTGCGGCGCCGCGCGGCTTCGTCAGCGAGCCGCTGATGGTGCCCCGGCCGGCCGTTGGCGCCGGGTCCGCTCCGGCGGAAGACGACGGCTGGATCCTCTGCGTGGTCTGGAACGGTGCCCGCTCGGCCAGTGACCTGGTGATCCTGCGGGCCGACGACCTCACCGAGCAGGCGGTGATTCCCCTGCCCCTGGCCATCCCCCACGGGCTGCATGGCAGCTGGAGTGCGGCATGA
- the hisB gene encoding imidazoleglycerol-phosphate dehydratase HisB: protein MSLHPDLDPGSPGGRSGRVHRVTGETDVRVRLDLDGSGACQVSTGVPFLDHMLHQLASHGLLDLEISAHGDTHIDDHHTNEDVGIAVGQALAQALGSRRGIHRFGHFVAPLDEALVQVALDCSGRPHLSYGLTIPAQRIGTYDTELVREFFVAVVNNSGLTLHIRQLDGLNSHHIVEACFKAFARALRLAVEIDPRRAGAVPSSKGVLEQAGAA from the coding sequence GTGTCCCTCCATCCGGACCTCGATCCCGGCAGTCCGGGAGGCCGTAGCGGCCGTGTCCACCGGGTCACCGGGGAAACCGATGTGCGGGTGCGCCTGGATCTCGATGGCAGCGGCGCCTGCCAGGTGAGCACCGGGGTGCCGTTCCTGGATCACATGCTGCATCAGCTGGCCAGCCATGGCCTGCTCGACCTGGAGATCAGCGCCCACGGCGACACCCACATCGACGACCACCACACCAACGAGGACGTGGGCATCGCCGTGGGCCAGGCCCTGGCGCAGGCCCTGGGCTCCCGCCGCGGCATCCATCGCTTCGGCCATTTCGTGGCGCCGCTCGATGAAGCGCTGGTGCAGGTGGCGCTTGATTGCTCCGGTCGCCCCCACCTCAGCTACGGGCTCACGATTCCGGCCCAGCGGATCGGCACCTACGACACCGAGCTGGTGCGGGAGTTCTTCGTGGCGGTGGTGAACAACTCGGGCCTCACCCTGCACATCCGCCAGCTCGATGGCCTGAACTCCCATCACATCGTGGAGGCCTGCTTCAAGGCGTTTGCCCGGGCGCTGCGGCTGGCGGTGGAGATCGACCCGCGCCGGGCCGGTGCCGTACCCAGCAGCAAGGGGGTGCTGGAGCAGGCAGGCGCCGCTTAA
- a CDS encoding YidH family protein: protein MAVNLTNELAKERNRAAAERTLMAWIRTCLALISFGFGLDKIIGAINTNRFERPVHAGLGVRLVAIGFVLTGILAMAAAAREHLRTLKRLQRDDFVYLDQTSIGIATAMALTLIGSVALILLITGARPM, encoded by the coding sequence ATGGCAGTCAATCTCACCAACGAGCTGGCCAAGGAACGCAACCGGGCGGCGGCAGAGCGCACCTTGATGGCCTGGATCCGCACCTGCCTGGCGCTGATCAGCTTCGGCTTTGGTCTCGACAAGATCATCGGCGCCATCAACACCAATCGCTTCGAGCGGCCCGTCCATGCCGGCCTCGGCGTGCGGCTGGTGGCGATCGGCTTCGTGCTCACCGGCATCCTGGCCATGGCCGCCGCTGCGCGGGAACACCTGCGCACGCTCAAGCGACTCCAGCGTGACGACTTCGTCTATCTCGACCAGACCTCGATCGGCATCGCCACCGCCATGGCCCTCACCCTGATCGGCAGCGTCGCCCTGATCCTGTTGATCACCGGTGCGAGGCCGATGTGA
- a CDS encoding thioredoxin family protein, giving the protein MAGTQLASREDVTSSVTTTSADGRSKGRLGDQRAVRSRAGNATRRRHEDKRQEDFKGLSQANRGAPILPQWRRRRGRHNHSGSPAAEPGAMALTPSTMLPLGTALPPFRLADLDGRLHDSTALPPQPLLVLFLCAHCPFVKHIEPELTRLEHDYHDRVVILAIASNSVRTHPGDGPEGLNDQRRRHGWRFPYLLDSDQNVARAFHAACTPDLYLYGADHRLAYRGQLDASRPGTGQAADGSALREALDAVLSGQAPDPDQRPAIGCNIKWHPGQAPPGTEG; this is encoded by the coding sequence GTGGCGGGAACACAACTCGCCAGCAGGGAAGACGTCACCAGCAGCGTCACCACCACCAGCGCCGACGGCCGCAGCAAGGGCCGCCTTGGCGACCAGCGCGCCGTTCGCAGCCGCGCCGGCAACGCCACAAGGCGGCGCCATGAAGACAAACGCCAGGAAGACTTCAAGGGGCTCTCGCAGGCGAACCGGGGGGCGCCGATCCTGCCCCAGTGGCGGCGCCGGCGCGGACGCCACAATCACAGCGGAAGTCCCGCCGCGGAGCCTGGCGCCATGGCCCTCACCCCCTCCACCATGCTGCCGCTGGGCACGGCCCTGCCCCCGTTTCGGCTCGCCGATCTCGATGGCCGCCTCCATGACAGCACCGCCCTGCCGCCCCAGCCGCTGCTGGTGCTGTTCCTCTGCGCCCACTGCCCGTTCGTGAAGCACATCGAACCGGAGCTCACGCGGCTTGAGCACGACTACCACGACCGGGTGGTGATCCTGGCGATCGCCAGCAACAGCGTCCGCACCCACCCCGGGGATGGCCCTGAGGGGCTGAACGACCAACGCCGGCGGCACGGCTGGCGCTTCCCCTACCTGCTGGACAGCGACCAGAACGTGGCCCGGGCCTTCCACGCCGCCTGCACTCCAGACCTCTATCTCTACGGTGCAGACCACCGGCTTGCCTACCGCGGCCAGCTCGATGCCAGCCGCCCCGGAACGGGCCAGGCCGCAGATGGCAGCGCCCTGCGAGAGGCGCTCGATGCGGTGCTCAGCGGCCAGGCCCCGGACCCCGATCAGCGGCCCGCCATCGGCTGCAACATCAAGTGGCACCCTGGCCAAGCGCCCCCTGGAACCGAAGGCTGA
- a CDS encoding Nif11-like leader peptide family natural product precursor, translating to MSKAQLNAFLLQVEGDPALKARVDGAADPAAVVLIAAELGHVFSAATLSRQQRG from the coding sequence ATGTCCAAAGCCCAACTGAACGCGTTCCTGCTGCAGGTGGAAGGCGATCCCGCGCTCAAGGCCAGGGTGGACGGGGCCGCCGATCCCGCTGCGGTGGTGCTGATTGCCGCCGAGCTTGGTCATGTGTTCTCCGCCGCCACCCTCAGCCGGCAGCAGCGGGGCTGA